In Synechococcus sp. CB0101, a genomic segment contains:
- a CDS encoding aminotransferase class I/II-fold pyridoxal phosphate-dependent enzyme codes for MSGVEPHGGNREALARRLGCRPDQLLDASASLVPFGPPAWLRRHVVRALHNEALTSYPDREQWALREAIAKSHGIQPQQVLPGNGAAELFTWIARDAAAVGINWLPAPGFADYRRALATWDACCCAQPLPLRWPADGPQPWPELSLPAEGVLWLTNPHNPTGQLWSRASLEPLLRRFALVVVDEAFLPLVPRGEQQSLVPWLDQHRNLVVIRSLTKVLSIPGLRLGYALGDPERLQRWHQWRDPWPVNGLAAAAGLAWFEVPRRAEQWQRRVQRWVTREGAWLQRELGALPGVTPMPSAANYLLIRGERDGQPLSLQLLREALETRHRILLRDCRSFEGLDDSWLRIGYQSRRGNRRIIHAMRQELPQALNSSNTPASN; via the coding sequence TTGAGCGGGGTGGAGCCCCACGGCGGTAATCGCGAGGCACTGGCCCGGCGCTTGGGTTGCCGGCCTGATCAGTTGCTGGATGCCAGCGCTTCGCTGGTGCCCTTTGGGCCTCCTGCATGGCTGCGGCGCCATGTCGTCCGTGCGCTCCACAACGAGGCCCTCACCTCCTATCCCGATCGGGAGCAGTGGGCGCTCAGGGAGGCGATCGCGAAGAGTCACGGAATTCAGCCCCAGCAGGTGCTGCCCGGAAACGGTGCTGCCGAGCTGTTCACCTGGATCGCCCGCGACGCCGCGGCCGTAGGCATCAATTGGCTTCCGGCACCAGGCTTTGCCGACTACCGCCGGGCTCTGGCGACATGGGATGCCTGCTGTTGCGCTCAACCATTGCCCTTGCGCTGGCCGGCAGATGGTCCGCAGCCTTGGCCTGAGCTATCGCTCCCAGCTGAGGGCGTGCTCTGGCTCACCAATCCGCATAACCCCACGGGTCAGCTTTGGAGCCGAGCATCGCTCGAGCCGTTGCTGCGGCGCTTTGCACTGGTGGTGGTGGATGAGGCATTTCTGCCTTTGGTGCCTCGTGGTGAGCAGCAGAGCCTCGTGCCTTGGCTGGATCAACACCGCAACCTCGTGGTGATTCGCAGCCTCACCAAGGTGTTGTCGATTCCGGGGCTTCGCCTGGGTTATGCCCTGGGTGATCCCGAACGGCTGCAGCGTTGGCACCAGTGGCGTGACCCCTGGCCCGTGAATGGCCTGGCCGCAGCCGCAGGTCTGGCTTGGTTTGAAGTTCCCCGACGTGCGGAGCAGTGGCAGCGGCGGGTGCAGCGTTGGGTCACCCGTGAGGGGGCCTGGCTGCAGCGTGAGCTCGGGGCCTTGCCAGGCGTCACGCCGATGCCTTCAGCGGCCAATTACCTGCTGATCCGCGGGGAACGGGATGGACAGCCGCTTTCACTTCAGCTCCTGCGCGAAGCCCTGGAAACCCGCCATCGCATCCTGTTGCGCGATTGCCGCTCGTTCGAGGGGCTCGATGACAGCTGGCTACGCATCGGCTACCAGAGCCGTCGCGGCAACCGCCGCATCATCCATGCGATGCGCCAGGAGCTCCCTCAGGCGCTCAACTCCAGCAACACCCCCGCCAGCAACTGA
- a CDS encoding NAD(P)-dependent oxidoreductase, with product MNLAWIGLGAIGTPMALNLLKAGYGLTVHNRTPSRCAALEAAGAAVAPSPAAAARQADALLLCVSDDTAAEAVLLGGADPAVRTEAAVAGLRPGSLVIDCSTIGPTTSRRLAAALAERQVGYIDAPVTGGTEGAKAGTLSVLVGGDAQDLERARPLLEVIGSRITHFGPVGSGQEAKAVNQVLVAGSYAAVAEALQLAERLGLDRHQVVEALKGGAAGSWALEHRSAQMINDHYPLGFKLALHRKDLGIALEAAAAQQLEMPVTEQVAAMEDALLANGHGDLDVSALARWFRS from the coding sequence ATGAACCTGGCCTGGATCGGCTTAGGCGCCATCGGCACCCCCATGGCCCTCAACCTGCTGAAGGCGGGCTACGGCCTCACCGTGCACAACCGCACCCCCAGCCGCTGCGCTGCTCTGGAGGCCGCCGGAGCCGCGGTGGCCCCCAGCCCCGCCGCCGCCGCCCGCCAGGCCGATGCGCTGCTGCTCTGCGTCAGCGATGACACCGCCGCCGAAGCGGTGCTACTGGGCGGAGCCGATCCCGCAGTCCGCACAGAAGCCGCTGTGGCTGGGCTGCGCCCCGGCAGCCTGGTGATCGATTGCTCCACCATCGGCCCCACCACCAGCCGTCGCCTGGCGGCCGCCTTGGCCGAGCGGCAGGTCGGCTACATCGATGCCCCGGTGACGGGCGGCACCGAAGGCGCCAAAGCCGGCACCCTCTCGGTGTTGGTGGGCGGCGACGCTCAGGATTTGGAGCGGGCCCGGCCGCTGCTGGAGGTGATCGGCAGCCGCATCACCCATTTCGGTCCGGTGGGATCCGGCCAAGAAGCCAAGGCGGTGAACCAGGTGCTGGTGGCGGGCAGCTATGCCGCCGTAGCCGAAGCCCTGCAGCTGGCCGAACGGCTGGGGCTCGATCGCCATCAAGTGGTGGAAGCCCTCAAGGGCGGCGCCGCCGGCTCCTGGGCCCTGGAGCACCGCAGCGCTCAGATGATCAACGACCACTACCCGCTGGGGTTCAAGTTGGCGCTGCACCGCAAGGATCTGGGCATTGCCCTGGAGGCCGCTGCAGCCCAACAGCTGGAAATGCCCGTAACCGAGCAGGTGGCGGCCATGGAAGACGCCCTGCTCGCCAACGGGCACGGCGATCTCGATGTGTCAGCCCTGGCCCGCTGGTTCAGAAGCTGA
- a CDS encoding glycosyltransferase: MSRLLIAASGTGGHLFPALAVARALPAAWQIQWLGVPNRLETELVPADIPLHTVNAGGLQGRGLEKLLNLLRLLGASWSVRQLIRREGIRVVFSTGGYIAAPAILAARWCGVPVVLHESNGVPGRVTRLLGKLCSRVAVGLPQAAERLPGCQPRVTGTPVRREFLEPAPLPAWVPAGSGPLLVVMGGSQGAVGLNRMVRPLLPQLLAAGCRVVHLSGSNDPDSGQLQHPAYAERPFSNEVPGLLQHADLVISRAGAGSLSELAVCGSPTILVPFPQAADKHQDANAGAAAALGAAVIVWQHPPEHPALEQAIWRLLGPRLRGCDPAVDPLLQLRAGMERLAVRDADQLLAGVLLELSA; encoded by the coding sequence ATGTCCCGCCTGTTGATCGCGGCCAGCGGCACCGGCGGACACCTCTTCCCGGCCCTGGCCGTGGCTCGCGCCCTGCCGGCCGCTTGGCAGATCCAGTGGCTGGGGGTGCCCAACCGGCTCGAAACCGAACTGGTGCCAGCCGACATCCCGCTCCACACCGTGAACGCCGGCGGCTTGCAGGGGCGCGGCCTGGAGAAACTGCTCAACCTCTTGCGCTTGCTGGGCGCCAGCTGGAGCGTGCGCCAGCTGATCCGCCGTGAGGGAATCCGCGTGGTGTTCAGCACCGGCGGCTACATCGCAGCCCCGGCGATCCTGGCGGCCCGCTGGTGCGGCGTGCCCGTGGTGCTGCACGAATCCAACGGCGTACCCGGCCGGGTGACGCGCCTGCTCGGCAAACTCTGCAGCCGCGTGGCCGTGGGATTGCCCCAGGCCGCCGAACGCCTGCCCGGCTGCCAGCCAAGGGTGACGGGCACCCCTGTGCGACGGGAGTTTCTGGAACCAGCGCCACTGCCCGCCTGGGTACCCGCAGGATCCGGGCCGTTGCTGGTGGTGATGGGCGGCAGCCAGGGGGCCGTGGGGCTCAACCGCATGGTGCGACCGCTGCTGCCCCAGCTGCTCGCCGCAGGCTGCCGGGTGGTGCACCTCAGCGGCAGCAACGACCCTGACAGCGGCCAGCTGCAGCACCCCGCCTACGCCGAGCGCCCCTTCAGTAATGAGGTACCCGGCCTGCTCCAGCACGCTGATCTGGTGATCAGCCGCGCCGGCGCCGGCAGCCTCAGCGAACTGGCCGTGTGCGGCAGCCCCACGATCCTGGTGCCCTTCCCCCAGGCCGCCGACAAGCACCAAGACGCCAATGCCGGTGCTGCCGCCGCCCTAGGCGCGGCGGTGATCGTGTGGCAGCACCCACCGGAGCACCCGGCGCTGGAGCAAGCGATCTGGCGGCTGCTGGGGCCTCGGTTGAGGGGCTGCGACCCTGCGGTAGATCCGCTGCTGCAACTACGGGCCGGGATGGAGCGGCTGGCGGTGCGGGATGCGGATCAGTTGCTGGCGGGGGTGTTGCTGGAGTTGAGCGCCTGA